ACTTATTTTGTCAGTGGTCTGTTCTCCTGTCCTAGAATGACAGCTCCCTGAAGGCTGggacttctgtccatttttttcagTGCTGGATCCTCAGTATTTAGAGCAGGTGCTTGATTACTTTTTGTTGAGGGTAAAAGTGACGAGGAGAGTTTCAGGTAGGGTGGGGCCCACAGTACCCCATTCTCTTGGCTTTAGCGGGATGATAGGACAGTGGCAAGGCAACTGAGAGGAAAAACAGAACAACCTGTGAAGGGGGACGGCAGGTGTGGGGAGAGACAATGGGCTGATGCATCCAGGCAATGCTTTCTTCCAAAAGTCTTATTAAGGGAAGTGAAGTGTTGGGGTGAACAAATGAGAAGCTCTGGACTTCTTTTTGAGCCACCTCTTCATCTGCACAGCTGCTGCAGGGCGCCTTGGGCCTGGAGCCAGCGCAGCTGCCACTGGGGCAGGGACAGGCCTTGGCAGAGCTCCCCGGAGAGGGCGGCTTGTCCCGGCTGCTCCCACCTGGAGAAGGGGATGGCATAAGAGGGAAGGCCTGGACCTCCAGACCTTCACTGGCCTCCACTCAGCACCACGCTCTGCTTGTCATCAGCGTCCCCCTGCCCGGTCTAAGTTCTGCCTGTTCCGCCAGTCAGCCCCCACCTCATCGTGTCCCCCTCTCACCAGTCCCCCACAACTCCCTGCAGCTCGGGGATTCGCTTCAGTGCTTGTTTCAGCAGGTTCTCCAGGCGCTTCAGAGCCCGCCCCAGGTTCTCTTTCTGCTCCTTTTCCTGGGATGCCCAGATCTGCAGCAGCTCTGCAGGTTAGAAACCCGGGGGGCAGCAATGAATCCTCTGGCTCCCTGGTGCCTTGCAGCCAATGGGTCACCAAGTCTCCAATCATCTAGTCTTCACCTGAGCATCTCTCCtaatcctctctctcctcccaggtCCTCTTACCACGTGCAAGCCCACCATACCTCAGGCGTCATTCTGaatgccttcctccctccccctgatGGCCCCTAAGTCTCCATGGCCCAACCCTCAGTGTCCTCCCTGCTTCCCTACTtgtcccccagcctccctccttggGCCCAAACCTCAGCCTCTTACTGGTCCATCCTTCACATGGCAGACAGAGTGATCTCACAGCCTAAACCTGATCCTTTCCCTCTCCTGCTTGGAACCCTGCAAGGCTCCCCAGAGCCCCAAGACAGAGCCCAGGCTCTCAGCCTAGTACTCGAGGGGTGCATCACATGGCCTCTGCTTACTACTCCTGAGCAAAACCTCACCTGTCCCCCAGGGCCCACTGGAGACACCATCTTTCCTCCTGGACAGCTCTCACCTCTTTCCCCATTGAGCTCTCAGGGCCAGCACATGGCACATACCCAGCGAGTGCTTGCTAAGTGAATCCAGAAATAAATGACCTTTCTGAGTTTCGGCTTCCTCTCTGTAAACTGGGGTCTTATACTCCCTTCCCTCATGGTAAGGACTGGAAGACACTGTGCATGTGCAGATAACAGTGACTAGAATCACACCAGAGGCAGAGTGCTTACTGCAGCCAGGCAGGGCTCAATACCCTGTTTGGGTCACCTGACTGAATCTTTCCAGCATCTCTGTAAGGTCTTATGATTATGCTTATTCCACtgaggaggaaactaaggcacagggagatcacgCAGCAAGGAAGAGGTGGGGCTGAGAAGAGAATCCAGGTAGTTTAACTACACAGCCCAGTTTTTAACTACTCAAGTATACTATTGTTTGGTGATGGATGAGTATTTGGCAATTCAATGAGCAGTGCTGCCTAATGGTTAGGAGCACAGACCCATGTTAGatggcctggattcaaatcccagcttggcTGTCTGGGCAGCTACCAAGCCTTCTGCTTCTCAGTTCTCGCCTCTGTAAAACGGAGAGAACCCCTGGGCTGCTGTGCAGATGAAACTAGTGAGCATGCTCAAAGCACTCAGCACACTGTATAAGCAGTGGGTATTTGTGATTTCTTCTGGATGCTGATGGTCCTGGGAAGGGGCTGGGATGCTGGATAAGGAAGCAGGGCAGGCCTACCCTGGGTGGATGGTCCTGGCGGCAGGCTGGTCTTCATGTGGAGCAGATACCAGCATCGGAGACTTCGCTGGTCCTGGAGGAACAGAAGGTCCTGGCGAAGAGAGGCAGCCTTCGGGAGGAGCAGCTCCGGAGcctggaggaagggggaaggacagtcagctggggtgggggcaggggtgggaagaCGGGTCCTAAGGGACAGGCACTCACCTTCCCTGCGGGCAGCCCCAGTGTGTGGCTCAACATGATGAGGCTGGAGCCTCTTGGGGATGCAGGATGCAGCTGGTGGATGGATGGCAGGACTGTAGGGAGGGGCTGCAACCTGTGGGGGAAAATCCAGGTTGGGTGGGGCACTGAGAGGGAGGCTTGGGTTCCAGAGgctctgggggctgggagctggactCAGGAGGCCCAGGAACTTGGAGGTGGGTCTGAGGACTAGGATTCCAGAATGGGGCTGAGGACCTGAAGGTGAGGTCTGGCAGCCTGGGAACACTGGGAGGACTGGAATTGTTTTTTTGGAGTGGGTCCAAGGAGCGACAGTCATCCATGGCAGGGGACATGGTGATGGCCCAGTCTCACCCTCCAGGGCTGTGCCGCAGCAGGGTGCCAAGCATAAGATGGGGCAGATGCTGGGCTTCCTCCTCTAGACACCGAAGCAGCTCCTGGCTCTGTGGTGCCACCATCTCAGATGTGGGGACCACTTTTTGCTGAACCAAAGCTAGCACCTGTGGGGAAGGAAAGGGATGGGAAGGGCAGTGTGAGGCCGCTTAGCCCCCTCCCTAGGAGACCCAGCCCTacccagaatttgccccaactccCATCTCACCTCCCCAGGGCTCCGGCACAGGCTCGTCTTGCTGGCTGAGTTGCCCTTGATGAGCAGGCGGACCTGTTCCTGTGTCTCCTCCTAGGCAACAGAGAGGTCACGGAGATGGGCTCCTTTTCCTTGTCACCTTCCAGCCTCTGCCCCTGCTCACCCCTTTGCACAGGTCCTGATTCCTCTTGCGAGTCTCACCCTGGCCCCCTCCCCTCACTAGGAGGCCCAGTTCTGGATCTTAAGGGTCCCAGCCTCACTCTGGCCCTCCACCAGGCCCTGCCACTTCTCCCAGAGTCCCGCCTCTCACCACCAGTTGGCGCCAGTGCAAGATCCGCTGCTGTTTGGCCTGGAGCTCCTGGAGCAGAAGCTGCCGCTGCCCAGCAGCCTCCTCCAGCTCCTTGCTCATGGCATGCAGGGCCTTGAGTTCTGCCCACAGGGCAGCGCTCCGGAGCCCCAGCACCAATGCTTGCCTGGGGCACGAGTAGAAAAAAGCAAGGGAGAAGGAAGGTGACTAAGACTCACCGTGGAGGAGGGAGATCAGATCTGCAAGGATGCACAAGGagccatagcacagggagacaaACGAGGAGAGCAAGCAGGGATGTAGAAACAGGAGCCACAGGTGCAGAAAAAGTCCAATAACCTGAAACCTCTGGGAGAGAGATGGCCTAGAGGCCTCTGCCCATGGAGACCCCTCACCTCTCGCTGGATCCCacggtacatctctccatctcctccatcaggCCCTGGAGGTGCCGGGTCAGGATTTGATGGTCCTTCAGGAGAGGGCCCCGCTGGGTGACCAGCGCAGCCACAGACTGCCAGCCCTCCTGGAGCGAGGCGCAGAGTCAGGATGGGCATGGTCcctggggttgggggctgggggaagggatcGAGTGGGTTGGGAAGGGGATGGAGTCCTGGGAAGGATCCTGGGAAGGAGTCCTGGGGGTCACCTGGATGAGATGCACCATGGACGGCAGGGCCTGGCTGGAGTCGGGCTGGtctggggcctgggagctgagaaTAGGGTCCGAGCTGCAGAGAGAGGAGACCTGTCCCCTTGCCTGGGTCCTTGGGGGTAACCAATGTCAGCCCACCTGCCAGATTGGTTACTGGATTTCAGTTCCACCCCCATCAGCAGGTCACCCTGCCTGGTCCTGACCTGTCCCAATTTACCCAGCCCACTGCCCTGCTCTGACTGTGGGAGCATCCACACCACACCTGGCTATCTCTGTATCTTGGAGCTCATGCACAGTGCACAGGGACTGGATCTCTGCCTCCCGCTCTGCAGCCAGATGTTCCAAGGCAGCCAGGATGTGGCCCGGAGGGTGGTTTGTCAGCAGTGTCTGGTGAGGAGAGGAGTGAAGTCAGGGCAGGATGGAGGAGGGCTACGAGCTGGGACTCcatggagaaggggaagggatCAAGAGTTAGGTCCTGGCACCCTGAGGTTTACATGGGGCAGAGGGTGTGGCCTTTTTGAGAGCCCCCTCACCTCCACTGAGCTAAGCCACTGCTGGTAGGAAGTTCCAAAGAGATCATCTCGAGGGGTCCTGTGGAGTTGGGGAAGGGGACAGAGAATGTTACAGAACACATCAGTTCACCCTCTAACGATCACCACCACCCTATAAGGTAGGGGTTGTCATTATCCCCACTTTAAGGATTGGAAACCATGTTCTTTCTCTACGCCTGTCAGACTTGAGTTCCCCACTTAATATCAACTCGCTGGTCTTGGGCCCCTTCACGTGTGCTGTTTACCTGGAACACCCTCTCAAACGTTTACCCTCCCCACCAGAGAACCCGTCCTGTCTCCTTAGCTGGGTAAGGCATTTCATTTGGGTTCCCTGCGCCTCTCAGGCCTCCCCACCCTCTGACAGCCCTAACTACCTGGGTTGTCACTGTCTATGATGGTCTGTTTCCCTCTTTTCCCAGCCTgtcagggcagggcctgggctaaCACAGCCCGGAGGCCCCATGTCTGTAACAAGTGACTACCCGCAAAGCCCAGGTTCTTTGCATGGTCTCGGGGGTTGAGGGATACTCACGGAACGCTGCCTCCCTTGGCCCGAGGCATAAGGAGCTTCTGCAGGAACTGGGTCCGGAGGCTGCAGGCTGTTCGGACATCGCCCTGTGAAGAAGAGAGTGTAGCATGAGGAGGGCCCAGAGGTCCACCGAACCCCAGGCTCCCCACCATTTCCCCCATGGCCCAGGACTCTTACCAggaccacaggctccaggctCAGGGCTGCTGATGTCAAGGGTCCAAAGTTTATATCCACTTTGGCCTTCCTGGAGAGAGGAGTGCAGTTGGGGCTGAGGTTcctgggaggagggagctggCAGCACAGATGTCTGCGTCCCCTCTTGTGCCAGCACAGCTGGCCTGGATCTCAGAGGCCAACCCCAAATTAGACCACTGTCATCTCCTGGCTAGATGACTGCAGTAACTTCCTCCTCGGTCTCCCTGCTCCTGCCCACTGCAGTCTGCTCTCTACCCAGTTGTCAATGATCCTATTAAAACCTCAGACAGATCATGTCACTGTTTTGCTCAAAACCCTTGAAAACAATGTGATGTGTCCCCATTACACTCAGAAAAAcaataatgggggcttccctggtggcgcagtggttgggagtccgcctgccgatgcaggggactagggttcgtgccccgatcccggaggatcccacgtgccgtggagcggctgggcccgcgagccatggccgcggagcctgtgtgtccggagcctgtgctccgcggcgggagaggccacagcagtgagaggcccgcgtacagcaaaaaaaacaaacaaacaaacaaacaaacaaaaaaaaaaaaaaaaagaaaaacaataatggGTATTAGAACTCTTCTAAGCACTCCGCGTGATTTGACTCACTTAATTATCATACCTACCCTAtagagtaggtattattattatccccattctataGAACTTAGAAACTGAAGTCTTTAAGAATGTGTCTACCCAGCCTGGTGAGGGCTTCTCCCTGGACACCTGAGGCTTACCTCTCTATGTCCTGCAAATGCTTGAGTTGATTCTGCAGCTGCTGCATGGGACCTTGGAGCCCACGCTGCTGTCTTTGCATGGCCCCAGCTTGGGCCCGGAAGAGGAGAGCACGACGCTGGGTGTCTTGCATGCTCTGTAAGGCCTGCTCCATGGCCATGTCTGTGAGAGGAACAGGGGCGGCCATCAGTACTTTCCTTAACCCCGTTCTGCTGCCCATCtgtccagccccatgggtcaccCTGAGCCTCAGCCTCTCGCTCCATCAGCTCCAGGCTCTGGTCTAACTCCAGGATCTCTGCCCGCAGGTGGGCAACAGCGGCTTCCAGCTTCAACTTCCGACGGGCCTGGTGGAATCAGGTACAGGGTCAGATGCATGGCctggctggggctcggcctggccTGACTGCCCTGTGTGGAGCAGCAGTCTCTTACCTGCCCAGTTAGGTGGCAGAGGGTTTTCCCTAGGCAGTTTCGGTGCCTGAACCTCTAGGACCAGAAGAACACTATGGTACTATCCtgtccccctccttcctcctgggaTTGCCTCATCTATCCTCCCACCCTGTTTCTTGTCTCTGTCCCAGTCCTCATCTCCCCACTGAGCCCCACACCTGGGAGTCCTGAGGTCTCCTGGAAGCCTCTCCCGCCCCAGATGTCACCTGGGCACCATGCACACATTGGGTCCCATACTGGCCTCAGTATCTCTCCCAAACCAGTCTCTTCTCCCACCAATCTCACCAGCTTTGAAGCCCCATATCCATGTCCCCCCAACCACAGCTCATACCTTCTCCCCCTAGACTGTAAGCCCTGTGAGTGCAGGGATCAGGGCTGTTTTGTGACACAGTGACCCTAGCATCACCCAGCATAAGGCTGGGGCTAGAGCAGAAGGTCTACAAGTCCTCTTTTTGGATGAAAGAAAATCTTGCAGCACATGCTTCTCACCTCTGGACTGTCCTGGTGGCCATACCTGAGGAAGTGAGGCCAGAGTTAGAGGATGACAGGGACTTCCGGGGGAGATGGGAGGTTGAGGCTGTGGGCGGGGACATGGCTGGAGGGGGCTGGGGAAGACAGGAGGGGACAGCTTTGAGGACCAGTTACCAGAGCAGGTTTCCCCGGATCTTCTTGACATTCCTATagtggagaggcaggaggaaggggagtTACT
This genomic window from Mesoplodon densirostris isolate mMesDen1 chromosome 19, mMesDen1 primary haplotype, whole genome shotgun sequence contains:
- the HAUS5 gene encoding HAUS augmin-like complex subunit 5 isoform X2, translating into MDPPSPKRLCLGQGADIWAYILRHVHSQRNVKKIRGNLLWYGHQDSPEARRKLKLEAAVAHLRAEILELDQSLELMEREAEAQDMAMEQALQSMQDTQRRALLFRAQAGAMQRQQRGLQGPMQQLQNQLKHLQDIERKAKVDINFGPLTSAALSLEPVVLGDVRTACSLRTQFLQKLLMPRAKGGSVPTPRDDLFGTSYQQWLSSVETLLTNHPPGHILAALEHLAAEREAEIQSLCTVHELQDTEIASSDPILSSQAPDQPDSSQALPSMVHLIQEGWQSVAALVTQRGPLLKDHQILTRHLQGLMEEMERCTVGSSERQALVLGLRSAALWAELKALHAMSKELEEAAGQRQLLLQELQAKQQRILHWRQLVEETQEQVRLLIKGNSASKTSLCRSPGEVLALVQQKVVPTSEMVAPQSQELLRCLEEEAQHLPHLMLGTLLRHSPGGLQPLPTVLPSIHQLHPASPRGSSLIMLSHTLGLPAGKAPELLLPKAASLRQDLLFLQDQRSLRCWYLLHMKTSLPPGPSTQELLQIWASQEKEQKENLGRALKRLENLLKQALKRIPELQGVVGDWWEQPGQAALSGELCQGLSLPQWQLRWLQAQGALQQLCR
- the HAUS5 gene encoding HAUS augmin-like complex subunit 5 isoform X1, which codes for MELAQQARELGCWAAEEMEAPVAARAPESTLRRLCLGQGADIWAYILRHVHSQRNVKKIRGNLLWYGHQDSPEARRKLKLEAAVAHLRAEILELDQSLELMEREAEAQDMAMEQALQSMQDTQRRALLFRAQAGAMQRQQRGLQGPMQQLQNQLKHLQDIERKAKVDINFGPLTSAALSLEPVVLGDVRTACSLRTQFLQKLLMPRAKGGSVPTPRDDLFGTSYQQWLSSVETLLTNHPPGHILAALEHLAAEREAEIQSLCTVHELQDTEIASSDPILSSQAPDQPDSSQALPSMVHLIQEGWQSVAALVTQRGPLLKDHQILTRHLQGLMEEMERCTVGSSERQALVLGLRSAALWAELKALHAMSKELEEAAGQRQLLLQELQAKQQRILHWRQLVEETQEQVRLLIKGNSASKTSLCRSPGEVLALVQQKVVPTSEMVAPQSQELLRCLEEEAQHLPHLMLGTLLRHSPGGLQPLPTVLPSIHQLHPASPRGSSLIMLSHTLGLPAGKAPELLLPKAASLRQDLLFLQDQRSLRCWYLLHMKTSLPPGPSTQELLQIWASQEKEQKENLGRALKRLENLLKQALKRIPELQGVVGDWWEQPGQAALSGELCQGLSLPQWQLRWLQAQGALQQLCR